A single genomic interval of Halobacillus halophilus DSM 2266 harbors:
- the gltX gene encoding glutamate--tRNA ligase: MSNEVRVRYAPSPTGHLHIGNARTALFNYLFARNAGGKMVIRIEDTDEKRNVEGGEQSQLNYLRWLGIDWDESPDKGGEYGPYRQMERLDLYQKYVDDLLERGLAYKCYMTAEELEAEREAQIARGEAPKYSGAHRDLSQEQIEQFEAEGREPSIRLRVPENHTYTFNDIVRENITFESSDFGDWVIVKKSGTPTYNFAVAVDDYLMAITHVLRGEEHISNTPKQMMVYEAFGWEPPKFGHMTLILNENRKKLSKRDEHILQFIEQYKNLGYLPESLFNFITLLGWSPVGEEEIFTQDKLIEIFDAERLSTSPAVFDPAKLKWMNNQYIKSAEFDRVVELTLPHLIEAGRVSENMSDSDREWVHELIALYQEQLDYGAQIVELTELFFKQEIQYDESAMEVLEGEQVPEVLDTFKKKLNELEEFTPEAIKKQVKAVQKETGHKGKKLFMPIRVATTGQTHGPELPNAIHLLGLETVNVRLDDVLNKLQG; the protein is encoded by the coding sequence ATGTCGAATGAAGTTCGAGTACGTTATGCACCCAGCCCGACCGGCCATCTTCACATTGGGAATGCAAGAACGGCCCTGTTCAACTATTTGTTTGCACGAAATGCCGGAGGAAAGATGGTTATCCGCATTGAGGATACAGATGAAAAGCGAAATGTAGAAGGCGGAGAGCAAAGTCAGCTTAATTATTTACGCTGGCTTGGAATTGATTGGGACGAAAGCCCGGATAAGGGTGGGGAATACGGTCCTTATCGCCAAATGGAGCGCCTGGATCTTTACCAAAAATATGTAGATGATTTGCTTGAGCGCGGCCTGGCATATAAATGTTATATGACAGCAGAAGAGCTGGAAGCAGAACGAGAAGCACAAATTGCACGTGGAGAAGCACCAAAGTATTCAGGAGCTCATCGTGACTTAAGCCAAGAGCAGATTGAACAGTTTGAGGCAGAGGGACGCGAACCAAGTATTCGCCTGCGTGTACCGGAAAACCATACGTACACGTTTAACGATATCGTCCGTGAAAACATCACGTTCGAATCCAGTGATTTTGGGGACTGGGTTATTGTAAAGAAAAGCGGAACACCAACCTACAACTTTGCCGTTGCTGTAGATGATTACCTTATGGCGATCACTCATGTACTACGCGGGGAAGAGCACATCTCAAACACACCTAAGCAAATGATGGTATATGAAGCGTTTGGATGGGAGCCGCCTAAGTTTGGTCATATGACACTCATTCTGAATGAAAATCGTAAAAAGCTAAGCAAGCGTGATGAACACATCCTGCAGTTCATTGAGCAATATAAGAACTTAGGATATTTACCTGAATCATTATTTAATTTTATTACTTTGCTTGGCTGGTCGCCGGTAGGCGAAGAGGAAATCTTCACTCAGGATAAACTGATTGAAATATTCGATGCGGAACGTCTCTCTACTTCACCAGCGGTTTTTGACCCTGCAAAACTGAAGTGGATGAACAACCAGTATATTAAATCGGCTGAGTTTGATCGTGTAGTAGAGTTAACTCTCCCTCATCTCATCGAAGCGGGACGTGTTTCAGAGAATATGAGTGATTCCGACCGGGAGTGGGTCCATGAATTAATTGCTCTCTACCAGGAACAATTGGATTATGGCGCGCAAATTGTGGAGCTTACGGAATTATTCTTCAAACAAGAAATACAATATGATGAGAGCGCTATGGAAGTGCTGGAAGGCGAGCAAGTGCCAGAAGTGCTTGATACGTTCAAGAAAAAGCTGAATGAACTGGAAGAATTCACGCCAGAAGCGATCAAGAAGCAGGTTAAAGCCGTACAAAAAGAAACCGGCCATAAAGGGAAGAAGCTTTTCATGCCGATTCGTGTAGCTACAACCGGCCAAACACACGGTCCAGAACTGCCCAATGCTATTCACCTGCTTGGTCTTGAAACCGTCAATGTCCGTTTAGATGATGTATTAAATAAACTTCAAGGCTAA
- the cysE gene encoding serine O-acetyltransferase: protein MGLFKMFKEDVDVVFDQDPAARSYVEVILTYSGLHSIWAHRVAHAFYKKKFFFLARVISQLSRFFTGIEIHPGAKIGRRFFIDHGMGVVIGETCEIGDNVTLFQGVTLGGTGKEKGKRHPTLLDNSLVATGAKVLGSITIGESSKVGAGSVVLHDVPHNSTVVGIPGRVVVQDGKKVQQKDLDHHKMPDPVYDRIDQLEKEIKQLQEEVKEAKGVN, encoded by the coding sequence ATGGGGCTTTTTAAGATGTTTAAGGAAGATGTGGATGTCGTTTTTGATCAAGATCCTGCTGCTCGTTCTTACGTTGAAGTCATTTTAACGTATTCAGGATTGCACTCTATCTGGGCCCACCGGGTGGCACATGCATTCTATAAAAAGAAATTTTTCTTTCTGGCCAGAGTGATTTCCCAATTAAGCCGCTTCTTTACCGGGATAGAAATTCACCCCGGGGCCAAAATCGGCCGCCGTTTCTTCATTGATCACGGAATGGGAGTGGTCATAGGGGAAACCTGTGAAATAGGAGATAATGTTACTTTGTTTCAAGGCGTCACGCTCGGCGGCACAGGCAAGGAAAAAGGGAAGCGTCACCCGACATTACTGGATAATTCCCTGGTAGCTACAGGAGCCAAGGTTCTGGGATCCATCACAATTGGAGAAAGTTCTAAAGTAGGGGCGGGATCAGTCGTCCTCCACGATGTGCCTCACAATTCAACCGTAGTTGGAATACCGGGCCGCGTAGTCGTGCAGGACGGGAAGAAAGTACAGCAGAAAGATCTCGATCATCATAAGATGCCCGATCCAGTTTATGATCGTATCGACCAGTTAGAGAAGGAAATTAAGCAGTTACAAGAGGAAGTAAAAGAAGCTAAAGGAGTGAACTAG
- the cysS gene encoding cysteine--tRNA ligase encodes MSIHIYNTLTRKKEPFRPLEEDKVKMYVCGPTVYNYIHIGNARPAIVFDTVRRYFEYRGYDVHYVLNFTDVDDKLIKAANELGEEVPDIANRFIDAYKEDVGALGVKEAVDHPRVTENMDEIIDFVKGLIDKGYAYEAKGDVYFRTRSFDNYGKLSHQSVNELRSGARIEVGDKKEDPLDFTLWKEAKPDEISWESPWGNGRPGWHIECSAMAKKYLGETIDIHAGGQDLTFPHHENEIAQSEAHNDQSFARYWMHNGYINIENEKMSKSLGNFILAHDLVKKHDPQVIRFFMLSVQYRHPINFSDELLKGAKSSFDRIRNAYENLKHRKSASMNLQNDSDRWIKEIEAHKEQFIQEMDDDFNTANAISVLFDLTKSANLYLQEEQTHTSVLETYENTLKELMMVLGLEIETQAELLDEEVDALIEERKQARKDRNFERADQIRDELKDRNIILEDTSQGTRWKRG; translated from the coding sequence ATGAGTATTCATATATACAACACGCTGACAAGAAAAAAAGAACCATTCCGGCCCTTGGAAGAAGATAAAGTAAAGATGTATGTGTGCGGTCCAACGGTTTATAACTATATCCATATCGGCAATGCCCGCCCTGCTATTGTTTTTGATACGGTACGCAGATACTTCGAATACCGTGGCTACGACGTACACTACGTGCTGAACTTTACAGATGTAGATGACAAACTTATCAAAGCGGCGAATGAGTTAGGGGAAGAGGTTCCTGACATTGCTAACCGTTTTATAGATGCCTATAAAGAAGATGTAGGCGCACTTGGCGTTAAAGAAGCGGTGGATCATCCGCGCGTCACTGAAAACATGGATGAAATCATTGATTTTGTAAAAGGGCTGATTGATAAAGGGTACGCCTATGAAGCAAAAGGGGATGTGTATTTCAGAACTCGCTCCTTTGATAATTATGGGAAGCTTTCCCATCAGTCCGTTAATGAACTACGATCCGGCGCCCGCATAGAGGTGGGGGATAAAAAGGAAGACCCGCTTGATTTTACACTATGGAAGGAAGCCAAGCCAGACGAAATATCATGGGAAAGTCCGTGGGGGAATGGTCGCCCGGGGTGGCACATTGAATGTTCCGCTATGGCTAAAAAGTATTTAGGGGAGACCATCGATATTCATGCCGGCGGTCAAGATTTAACTTTCCCTCACCACGAAAATGAAATTGCCCAGTCAGAAGCACATAACGACCAGTCATTTGCGCGTTACTGGATGCACAACGGGTATATTAATATTGAAAATGAAAAGATGTCTAAATCACTTGGGAATTTCATTCTTGCGCACGATCTTGTGAAAAAGCATGACCCTCAGGTTATTCGCTTCTTTATGCTCAGTGTTCAATACCGTCACCCTATTAATTTCAGTGATGAATTATTAAAAGGCGCGAAAAGCAGTTTTGACCGGATTCGTAATGCTTATGAGAATTTAAAGCATCGTAAATCTGCCAGTATGAACCTTCAAAATGATTCAGATCGCTGGATTAAGGAAATAGAAGCTCACAAGGAGCAGTTTATTCAAGAAATGGATGATGATTTTAATACGGCAAACGCCATTTCTGTTTTATTCGACCTTACGAAATCAGCTAATCTTTACCTTCAGGAAGAACAAACCCATACCAGTGTGCTTGAGACATATGAAAATACGTTGAAAGAACTGATGATGGTTCTTGGTCTTGAGATTGAAACCCAGGCAGAATTGCTGGATGAAGAGGTCGATGCCCTGATTGAAGAACGGAAGCAGGCAAGAAAAGATCGTAATTTTGAAAGAGCCGATCAGATCCGCGATGAGTTAAAAGACAGAAATATTATATTGGAAGACACTTCCCAGGGTACACGCTGGAAGAGGGGCTGA
- a CDS encoding Mini-ribonuclease 3 codes for MTLKDVKQMKSLALAYMGDSVYELYVRKHLLEQGKIQPQRLHKAAVKFVSAVSQAQAVAYWQEKGLLTEEEQGVLRRGRNAKSGSVPKSTNVQTYRYSTGFEAVLGFLYLSGKTGRLEELIEQTIQFVEERSGEGE; via the coding sequence ATGACCTTAAAAGATGTTAAACAAATGAAAAGCCTGGCGCTTGCCTACATGGGTGATTCTGTATATGAACTGTATGTGAGGAAGCATCTATTGGAGCAAGGGAAAATACAACCACAACGGCTGCATAAAGCAGCCGTGAAATTTGTATCTGCTGTTTCCCAGGCCCAGGCGGTAGCATACTGGCAGGAAAAAGGGTTATTGACAGAAGAGGAGCAGGGAGTTCTCAGACGAGGAAGAAATGCCAAGTCCGGCTCTGTACCTAAGAGCACAAATGTACAAACTTATCGTTACTCAACTGGTTTTGAAGCGGTTCTTGGTTTTCTTTATTTATCTGGAAAAACCGGGCGGCTGGAAGAATTAATTGAACAGACGATCCAATTTGTAGAAGAAAGGAGTGGAGAAGGTGAATAA
- the rlmB gene encoding 23S rRNA (guanosine(2251)-2'-O)-methyltransferase RlmB produces the protein MNNEWIIGKNPVQEALKSGRAINKVIVSEQLQHQAYKKLEQAAKENGVIVQKVPKKKIDQLVEGNHQGVAASVAAYEYSDLEDLFAKAEEKGEPPFFIICDEIEDPHNLGSILRTADASGAHGVIIPKRRSVALTSTVAKTSTGAIEYIPVARVTNLARTIDELKERFVWVVGTDADGTEDYRRLDGNMPIALVIGSEGRGMSRLTKDKCDWTVSLPMAGKVTSLNASVAASLLMYEVYRKRRPVGE, from the coding sequence GTGAATAACGAATGGATTATAGGTAAGAACCCAGTGCAGGAAGCTCTGAAATCAGGAAGAGCTATTAATAAAGTGATAGTGTCCGAGCAGTTACAACACCAGGCCTATAAAAAACTGGAGCAGGCAGCTAAAGAGAATGGGGTTATTGTTCAGAAAGTCCCGAAAAAGAAAATTGACCAGCTCGTCGAAGGAAATCATCAGGGTGTAGCGGCTTCGGTGGCCGCTTATGAATACAGTGACCTTGAGGATTTGTTTGCTAAAGCTGAAGAAAAAGGGGAGCCGCCATTTTTCATCATTTGCGATGAAATCGAAGACCCTCATAACCTGGGATCGATTTTAAGAACAGCGGATGCGAGCGGAGCACACGGGGTTATCATACCAAAAAGGCGCTCAGTGGCCCTCACCTCTACGGTGGCTAAAACGTCTACAGGCGCTATCGAATATATTCCGGTTGCTAGAGTAACCAATCTTGCGAGAACGATCGACGAATTGAAAGAAAGGTTTGTGTGGGTCGTCGGAACAGACGCAGATGGTACGGAAGATTACAGGAGGCTGGATGGGAATATGCCGATCGCACTTGTGATTGGAAGCGAGGGGCGAGGGATGAGCCGTCTAACAAAAGACAAATGTGATTGGACCGTAAGTCTCCCTATGGCTGGGAAAGTAACCTCTTTGAATGCATCCGTTGCTGCTTCTTTATTAATGTACGAAGTGTATAGAAAGCGCCGCCCTGTCGGTGAGTAA
- a CDS encoding NYN domain-containing protein — MNVLIVDGYNMIGAWPELKRLKEQDFGQARDLLIEMMAEYQSYTGDRIIVIFDAYHVRGVAKKQKNYKVEVIFTKENETADERIEKLAGELNDVRTQVYVATSDYAEQRTIFGQGAFRKSARELYIEVKNIEKQIKKDVETQNQVQYQPKIPMNKEVRELFEKWRRGDK; from the coding sequence ATGAATGTTCTAATAGTTGATGGGTACAACATGATTGGGGCCTGGCCGGAATTGAAAAGGTTAAAAGAACAAGATTTTGGTCAGGCAAGAGATCTTTTAATTGAAATGATGGCCGAGTACCAGTCCTATACCGGGGACCGGATCATCGTGATCTTTGATGCTTATCATGTCCGGGGTGTGGCCAAAAAACAAAAAAATTACAAAGTGGAAGTTATTTTTACGAAAGAAAATGAAACAGCGGATGAACGGATTGAAAAGCTCGCAGGAGAACTAAATGATGTCCGAACTCAAGTTTATGTAGCTACCTCGGATTATGCCGAACAGCGAACAATTTTTGGACAAGGAGCCTTTCGAAAGTCTGCCAGAGAGCTGTACATTGAAGTGAAGAATATTGAAAAACAAATTAAAAAAGATGTCGAAACTCAGAACCAGGTCCAGTACCAGCCTAAGATACCAATGAATAAGGAAGTAAGAGAACTCTTTGAAAAGTGGCGCCGAGGAGATAAATAA
- the sigH gene encoding RNA polymerase sporulation sigma factor SigH: MSIIQTEKDINELDLSKLDDETIIERINQGEVQSLDYLINKYKNFVRAKARTYFLIGADREDIVQEGMIGLYKAIRDYQEGKLSSFKAFAELCVTRQIITAIKTATRQKHIPLNSYVSLDKPIYDEESDRTLLDVIAGSKAIDPQELIVNKEKFCDMEEKISELLSDLEKKVLALYLDGQSYQEISVELNRHVKSIDNALQRVKRKLEKYLEVSEITL, translated from the coding sequence GTGAGCATCATTCAAACGGAGAAAGACATCAACGAGTTGGATCTTAGCAAACTTGATGACGAAACAATCATCGAACGAATTAATCAGGGAGAGGTCCAATCTCTTGATTATTTAATTAATAAGTATAAGAATTTCGTTCGCGCAAAAGCCCGAACGTATTTTCTTATTGGTGCAGATCGTGAAGATATCGTGCAAGAAGGAATGATCGGTCTTTACAAAGCGATACGAGATTATCAGGAAGGTAAGCTATCTTCATTTAAAGCGTTCGCAGAATTATGTGTCACCCGTCAGATTATTACCGCAATCAAAACCGCCACACGCCAAAAGCACATTCCATTGAATTCCTACGTATCCTTAGACAAGCCCATTTACGATGAAGAATCAGATCGAACCTTGCTTGATGTAATAGCCGGTTCAAAAGCAATAGATCCTCAAGAATTAATTGTGAATAAAGAAAAGTTCTGTGATATGGAAGAGAAGATTTCTGAGCTTTTGAGTGATCTCGAGAAAAAAGTCCTTGCTCTTTATTTGGACGGGCAGTCCTATCAGGAGATTTCAGTTGAATTAAATCGACATGTTAAATCGATTGATAACGCCCTCCAACGTGTTAAAAGAAAGCTTGAAAAGTACCTGGAAGTAAGTGAAATCACATTATAA
- the rpmG gene encoding 50S ribosomal protein L33: MRGERMRNKVVLACTECQSRNYSSYTNRSNQSDRLEVRKFCKKCGKHTLHRETK, encoded by the coding sequence ATGAGGGGAGAACGTATGAGAAACAAAGTAGTGCTAGCCTGTACAGAATGCCAAAGTCGTAATTATAGTTCATATACAAATCGATCTAATCAATCCGACCGTCTGGAAGTTCGTAAGTTTTGTAAGAAATGTGGCAAACATACCTTACATCGCGAGACGAAATAG
- the secE gene encoding preprotein translocase subunit SecE — MFKFFKNVAREMRKVSWPKGQELTRYTITVLSTVVFVAVFFAIVDLGISEVLELISKE; from the coding sequence ATGTTTAAGTTTTTTAAAAACGTAGCTCGAGAAATGCGCAAAGTGAGCTGGCCTAAGGGACAGGAACTTACGCGGTACACAATTACTGTTTTAAGTACAGTTGTTTTTGTTGCCGTATTCTTTGCTATTGTGGACCTTGGGATCTCTGAGGTGCTTGAACTTATTTCTAAAGAATAG
- the nusG gene encoding transcription termination/antitermination protein NusG — MEKRWYVVHTYSGYENKVRANLEKRVESMGMEDKIFRVLVPEDEETEIKNGKKKINKKKVFPGYVLAEMVMTDDSWYVVRNTPGVTGFVGSTGSGSKPIPLLPEEAETVLKRMGMNEQPKTEVNLEVKESVKVTDGPFANFTGTIEYIDTDKQKVKVHVNMFGRETPVELDFSQIEKL, encoded by the coding sequence ATGGAAAAAAGATGGTATGTTGTTCACACCTATTCAGGTTATGAAAACAAAGTAAGGGCGAACTTAGAGAAACGTGTTGAATCCATGGGAATGGAAGATAAGATCTTTCGCGTTCTTGTCCCTGAAGATGAAGAGACGGAAATTAAAAATGGTAAAAAGAAAATAAACAAAAAGAAAGTATTTCCTGGCTACGTGCTGGCCGAGATGGTCATGACAGATGATTCGTGGTACGTGGTTCGAAATACTCCAGGCGTGACCGGGTTCGTTGGTTCTACTGGTTCGGGCTCAAAGCCCATCCCTCTCCTGCCCGAAGAAGCAGAGACTGTACTAAAACGCATGGGTATGAATGAACAACCGAAAACTGAAGTTAACTTAGAAGTGAAAGAAAGTGTAAAAGTGACAGATGGACCTTTTGCTAATTTCACTGGCACAATCGAATATATTGATACAGATAAACAAAAAGTAAAAGTTCACGTCAACATGTTCGGTCGGGAAACACCGGTTGAACTTGATTTCTCTCAAATAGAAAAACTATAA
- the rplK gene encoding 50S ribosomal protein L11 produces the protein MAKKVIKVVKLQIPAGKANPAPPVGPALGQAGINIMGFCKEFNARTQDQAGMIIPVEITVFEDRSFTFVTKTPPAAVLLKKAAGIESGSGEPNRNKVASVNRDQVREIAETKMPDLNAADVEAAMRMVEGTALSMGITVED, from the coding sequence GTGGCTAAAAAAGTTATTAAAGTTGTAAAACTTCAGATCCCTGCAGGGAAAGCAAACCCAGCACCACCGGTAGGACCGGCGTTAGGTCAAGCTGGTATTAATATCATGGGTTTCTGTAAGGAGTTCAACGCTCGTACGCAAGATCAAGCGGGTATGATTATTCCGGTTGAAATTACGGTATTTGAAGACCGTTCATTTACATTTGTTACCAAAACTCCACCAGCTGCTGTTCTTCTTAAGAAAGCGGCAGGTATCGAATCCGGTTCTGGTGAGCCGAACCGTAACAAGGTAGCTTCTGTCAATCGCGATCAAGTTCGCGAAATTGCGGAAACAAAAATGCCTGACTTAAACGCTGCTGACGTTGAGGCTGCAATGCGCATGGTTGAAGGTACTGCGCTAAGCATGGGAATTACAGTTGAAGACTAA
- the rplA gene encoding 50S ribosomal protein L1 translates to MAKKSKRQQELQKLVDRTKSYNVQEAIDLVKETSKANFDETVEAAFRLGVDPKKADQQIRGAMVLPHGTGKSQRVLVFAKGDKAKEAEEAGADYVGEQDLINSINQGWFDFDVVVATPDMMAEVGKLGRVLGPKGLMPNPKTGTVTFEVEKAVNEIKAGKVEYRVDKAANIHVPIGKASFDKQKLAENFEAITDALVKAKPQASKGTYMRNAAVSSTMGPGIKVDVSNFAK, encoded by the coding sequence ATGGCTAAAAAAAGTAAAAGACAACAAGAACTTCAAAAACTTGTTGATCGTACGAAATCTTATAATGTACAAGAAGCAATCGATCTTGTAAAAGAGACGTCTAAAGCGAATTTTGATGAAACAGTTGAAGCAGCATTCCGTCTAGGCGTTGATCCTAAGAAAGCGGATCAGCAAATTCGTGGAGCTATGGTGCTTCCACACGGTACGGGTAAATCCCAGCGTGTTCTTGTTTTCGCTAAAGGTGATAAAGCGAAAGAAGCAGAAGAAGCAGGTGCTGACTACGTAGGTGAACAAGACCTGATTAATAGCATTAATCAAGGCTGGTTCGATTTTGATGTAGTCGTTGCCACTCCTGACATGATGGCTGAAGTAGGTAAGCTGGGCCGAGTACTAGGACCAAAAGGTCTTATGCCAAACCCTAAAACAGGCACTGTAACGTTTGAAGTAGAAAAAGCAGTTAATGAAATCAAGGCTGGTAAAGTTGAATACCGCGTTGATAAAGCTGCTAACATCCACGTTCCGATCGGAAAAGCTTCTTTCGACAAACAAAAGCTTGCGGAAAACTTCGAAGCTATTACAGATGCTCTAGTAAAAGCTAAGCCTCAAGCATCAAAAGGAACTTATATGCGTAATGCTGCTGTTTCATCAACGATGGGTCCTGGAATCAAAGTTGATGTTTCCAATTTCGCTAAATAA
- the rplJ gene encoding 50S ribosomal protein L10: protein MSSIIEQKQQIVSELADKFRNSKSAVLVDYRGLDVAEVTELRSQLREAGVDFKVYKNTMTRRATEAVELSELHEVLQGPTALAFHEDDAVAPAKILNNFAKDHDNLEIKGGVIEGQVATLEQLQELANIPSYEGLVSMFLSVLQAPVRNFAYATKAIADQKEEESA, encoded by the coding sequence ATGAGCAGTATTATTGAACAGAAACAGCAAATTGTTAGTGAATTGGCTGACAAGTTCCGCAATAGTAAATCTGCTGTATTGGTAGATTACCGCGGTCTTGATGTTGCAGAAGTAACCGAGCTTCGTTCACAACTTCGTGAAGCGGGCGTTGATTTCAAAGTGTATAAAAACACAATGACTCGCCGTGCTACAGAAGCAGTTGAACTAAGTGAACTTCATGAAGTTCTTCAAGGACCAACTGCCCTTGCGTTCCATGAAGATGACGCTGTAGCTCCAGCAAAAATTCTAAACAATTTCGCTAAAGATCACGATAACCTTGAAATTAAAGGTGGCGTAATTGAAGGACAAGTTGCAACTCTTGAACAGCTTCAGGAACTTGCCAACATCCCAAGCTACGAAGGTCTTGTATCTATGTTCCTAAGCGTACTACAAGCTCCTGTACGAAACTTCGCATATGCTACAAAAGCTATTGCGGATCAGAAAGAAGAAGAAAGCGCGTAA
- the rplL gene encoding 50S ribosomal protein L7/L12 — MSNEQIIEAIKEMSVLELNDLVKAIEEEFGVSAAAPVAAGGAAAGAEAEEEQTEFDVVLESAGSSKIKVVKAVREITGLGLKDAKDLVDNAPGAIKEGVSKEEAEEMKSQLEEAGATIELK; from the coding sequence ATGTCTAACGAACAAATTATCGAAGCGATTAAAGAAATGTCTGTTCTTGAGCTTAACGACCTAGTTAAAGCAATTGAAGAAGAATTTGGTGTATCAGCTGCAGCTCCAGTTGCTGCCGGCGGTGCTGCTGCAGGTGCAGAAGCTGAAGAAGAGCAAACTGAATTCGACGTAGTACTAGAATCAGCTGGAAGCTCTAAGATCAAAGTTGTTAAAGCAGTACGTGAAATCACTGGTCTTGGTCTTAAAGACGCAAAAGACCTAGTTGATAACGCTCCTGGCGCAATCAAAGAAGGCGTTTCTAAAGAAGAAGCAGAAGAAATGAAATCTCAGCTTGAAGAAGCTGGCGCAACGATCGAACTTAAGTAA
- a CDS encoding class I SAM-dependent methyltransferase, whose translation MSEHYYSKKTAAKSDEKTWSYTLRDRLLTFTTDHAVFSKGEVDFGSRLLIESFTAPPVDGNFLDLGCGYGPIGLSLALEYPDRQVVMVDVNERALNLAEKNAAKNQVTNVEIKESDRLRQLEGRQFAAILTNPPVRAGKKVVHAMFEEAKKALGKSGELWVVIQKKQGAPSAKQKIEELFGNIEVVRKENGYYIFKAQKFD comes from the coding sequence ATGTCGGAACATTACTATTCAAAGAAAACCGCTGCGAAAAGCGATGAAAAAACCTGGTCTTACACATTACGTGACCGCTTATTAACCTTTACTACAGATCACGCCGTTTTCTCAAAAGGTGAAGTAGATTTTGGTTCTCGTTTACTTATAGAGTCGTTTACAGCTCCGCCAGTGGACGGAAACTTCCTTGATCTTGGATGCGGTTATGGACCGATTGGTCTTTCCCTTGCGCTAGAGTATCCAGATCGTCAGGTTGTCATGGTGGATGTAAATGAGAGAGCTTTGAATCTTGCGGAAAAGAATGCTGCTAAGAATCAGGTTACTAATGTAGAGATTAAAGAGAGTGATCGGCTCCGTCAGTTGGAAGGCCGCCAGTTTGCTGCGATACTGACCAATCCCCCTGTACGTGCAGGGAAAAAGGTCGTGCACGCTATGTTCGAAGAGGCTAAGAAGGCTCTTGGTAAATCCGGTGAGTTATGGGTGGTCATTCAAAAAAAGCAAGGGGCTCCTTCTGCAAAACAAAAAATAGAAGAATTGTTTGGGAATATTGAAGTCGTTCGCAAGGAAAATGGCTACTATATTTTCAAAGCTCAAAAGTTTGACTAG